Within Pseudomonas alloputida, the genomic segment ACTGCGGTAATACTTGAAGGCTTGACACCTAGATGGGGATGCCCCGAAGGATTTCAAGCCTTTTCATTGATCGAGGGTTGCGCCGCGCTCGGCGCCTTGCTGACCACCACCATGGCGGGGCGCAGCAGGCGGCCGTTCAGCAGGTAACCCTTCTGGAACACGTTCAACACGCTGTTTGGCTCGACCTCGGCGTTTTCCTGCATGGCCATGGCCTGGTGGTGCTCAGGGTTGAACGGCTGGCCGTGCGGGTCGACGGCTTCAAGGTTGTAGCGCTTGAGGGTGTCCTGGAACATCTTCAGGGTCAGCTCGACACCTTCGCGGATCTGCTTGACGTGCTCATCGTCGGCACTGGAGTGAGCCAGGGCCAGTTCCAGGCTGTCGATCACCGGCAGCAAGTCGCTGGAGAACTTCTCCAGGGCGAACTTGTGGGCTTTCTCCACATCCTGCTCGGCACGACGACGTACGTTCTGCAGGTCGGCTACGGCGCGCAGCGCCTGGTCCTTGGCTGCGGCCAGCTGTTCCTCGAGCTCCAGAACACGGGTATCAGCTGCATTGCCTGCACCGGTTTCTTCCACGTTAAGGTCTTTCTCGTTCAGCTGCTCATCAGCCATGGGGTCTCTCCTGCGCAATTTTGTGGACTGCGAGCCAGGCTCGCCTTGGATGTCGGCTATATGGGGCCGGAAAAACCAGGTTCAAGGGGCAAGGTAGTTTTCAAGACTGCAACATAATCTGCGAAGGGGCATTGGCAGGCCTGAAAAAAGTACTGTATAAATAACCAGACCTGATTTCCGGGAGCCGACCCCATGCTGGTGCACCTGTCCATTCACAACTACGCCATCGTCGAGCACCTCGACCTCGAAATCGCCCGTGGCATGTCCGTCATCACTGGCGAGACCGGCGCCGGCAAATCGATCATGCTCGACGCTCTCGGCCTTGCCCTGGGCGACCGTGCCGACAGCGGCGTGGTGCGCCCCGGCACCGACAAGGCAGACATCCTGGCCACCTTCGACCTGGTGGACATTCCCGAAGCGCACACCTGGCTGGCCGAGCGCGACCTGGACAACGAAGGCCTGTGCATCTTGCGCCGGGTGATCACCGCCGAAGGCCGCAGCCGCGGCTACATCAACGGCACGCCCTGCCCGCTCGGCGACCTCAAGGCGCTGGGCGAACTGCTGATCGATATCCACAGCCAGCACGAGCACCAGTCCCTGCTCAAGACCGACACCCACCGTCGCCTGCTTGACGAGTATGCCGGCGCCGTCGACCTGGCCCGCCAGGTACAGCTTGCAGCCAAGCGCTGGAATCAGACCCGCCTGGAGCTGGAGCGCCTCTCCAACTCGGGCGACGAGCAGCGCGCCCGCCACCAGCTGCTCAGTTACCAGCTGGAAGAACTGGACAACCTCGGCCTGGGCGAGCACGAACTGGAGCAGCTGGAACAGGAACACAAGAACCTGACCAGCGCCGAAGCCCTGTTCGGCATCTGCCGCCAGGTCATCGACCAGTGCAGCGAAAGCGATTCGGGCAATGTGCTCAGCGCCCTCACCTCCAGCCTCAACCGCCTGGGTGCCGCCACCAATTCGCCCAAAGCGCTGAGCGAAGCGGCCAACCTGATCGCCAGCGCGCAGATTCAGGTCGAGGAAGCCGTGGGCGAACTCAACCGCTTCCTCGACAACTTCGACGCCGACCCGATACGCCTGCAAGCCCTGGAAGAGCGCCTGGACACCATCTACACCCTGGCGCGCAAACACCGGGTGCACCCCACCGAACTGCCCCACCTGCAACAGCAACTGATGGAGGAGCTGGAAGGCCTTAACGCCAGTGACGAGTCGATCGAGCGGCTGGGCGAAGAGCTTGCCGCCTACGCCCAGCACTATAAAGAGAAGGCGGGCGAACTCAGCGGCCTGCGCCAGCAAGCAGCGCAGCAGCTGGCAGGCGCGGTGGAGCAGGAAATCCAGCGCCTGGGCATGCCTGGCGGGCGCTTCTGCATCGAACTGACAGCGAACGAAGGCACCGAGCTGTCACCCCATGGCCTGGAGCAGATCGAACTGCTGGTCAGTGCCAACCCTGGCCAGCCGCTCAAGGCCCTGGCGAAGGTGGCGTCGGGTGGCGAACTGTCGCGTATCAGCCTGGCGATCCAGGTCATTACCGCGCAGACCTCGCGCATTCCCACCCTGGTGTTCGACGAAGTCGACGTGGGTATTGGCGGGCCAACGGCAGAAATCGTCGGCCAACTGCTGCGGCGCCTGGGCGAACGCGGCCAGGTACTGACCGTGACCCACCTGCCGCAGGTGGCGGCGCAGGGGCATCACCATCTGTTCGTGCACAAGGTGCGCAACAGCGACACCACCCACACCGCCGTGGCTAGCCTTGGCAAGCGTGAGCGCGTGGAAGAAGTGGCGCGGATGCTCGGCGGGATCGACCTGACCAAGGAATCCCTGGCCCATGCACGCAAGATGGTGGTGAGCGGCAAGGCCTGAGCCTTGCTTTTCCAGGACGATTCGCGGGCACAGACAACACATCTTTTAGCCCCAGAAAGCACAAAGGCGACCCGAAGGTCGCCTTTGCTATCCATAACGAAAAACCGTTACTTCTTCTTACGCACGTACAGGACCAGATTGTGGTCCACCAGCTCGAAGCCATGCTCGGCTACGATTTCGCGCTGGCGCTTCTCGATTTCGGCATCCATGAATTCGATGACTTCACTGGTATCCACGTTCACCATGTGGTCGTGGTGACCGCCATCGGCCAGCTCGAACACTGCATGACCGCCGTCGAAGTTGTGGCGAACCACCAGACCCGCCGCCTCGAACTGGGTCAGCACGCGATAGACGGTGGCCAGGCCTACAT encodes:
- the grpE gene encoding nucleotide exchange factor GrpE produces the protein MADEQLNEKDLNVEETGAGNAADTRVLELEEQLAAAKDQALRAVADLQNVRRRAEQDVEKAHKFALEKFSSDLLPVIDSLELALAHSSADDEHVKQIREGVELTLKMFQDTLKRYNLEAVDPHGQPFNPEHHQAMAMQENAEVEPNSVLNVFQKGYLLNGRLLRPAMVVVSKAPSAAQPSINEKA
- the recN gene encoding DNA repair protein RecN, encoding MLVHLSIHNYAIVEHLDLEIARGMSVITGETGAGKSIMLDALGLALGDRADSGVVRPGTDKADILATFDLVDIPEAHTWLAERDLDNEGLCILRRVITAEGRSRGYINGTPCPLGDLKALGELLIDIHSQHEHQSLLKTDTHRRLLDEYAGAVDLARQVQLAAKRWNQTRLELERLSNSGDEQRARHQLLSYQLEELDNLGLGEHELEQLEQEHKNLTSAEALFGICRQVIDQCSESDSGNVLSALTSSLNRLGAATNSPKALSEAANLIASAQIQVEEAVGELNRFLDNFDADPIRLQALEERLDTIYTLARKHRVHPTELPHLQQQLMEELEGLNASDESIERLGEELAAYAQHYKEKAGELSGLRQQAAQQLAGAVEQEIQRLGMPGGRFCIELTANEGTELSPHGLEQIELLVSANPGQPLKALAKVASGGELSRISLAIQVITAQTSRIPTLVFDEVDVGIGGPTAEIVGQLLRRLGERGQVLTVTHLPQVAAQGHHHLFVHKVRNSDTTHTAVASLGKRERVEEVARMLGGIDLTKESLAHARKMVVSGKA
- the fur gene encoding ferric iron uptake transcriptional regulator encodes the protein MVENSELRKAGLKVTLPRVKILQMLDSTEQRHMSAEDVYKALMEAGEDVGLATVYRVLTQFEAAGLVVRHNFDGGHAVFELADGGHHDHMVNVDTSEVIEFMDAEIEKRQREIVAEHGFELVDHNLVLYVRKKK